The following coding sequences lie in one Nitrospirota bacterium genomic window:
- a CDS encoding cupin domain-containing protein, whose translation MSKPNSSVKPVRVPKPWGHELIFARTRRYVGKVLHIRKGRRLSLQFHKKKDESILVVDGKLHLTYGRNPKRLATRVLKPGQTFHVTPRLIHRFRALETCSLFEVSTPELWDVVRLQDDYGRGGSA comes from the coding sequence GTGAGCAAGCCCAATTCATCCGTCAAACCCGTGCGGGTGCCCAAGCCATGGGGCCACGAACTGATTTTCGCGCGCACGCGCCGCTACGTGGGCAAGGTTCTGCACATTCGCAAGGGGCGCCGTCTTTCTCTCCAGTTCCACAAGAAGAAGGATGAGTCGATCCTCGTCGTGGATGGCAAGCTCCACTTGACGTACGGCCGGAATCCGAAGCGCCTGGCCACGCGCGTTCTCAAACCCGGACAGACCTTTCACGTGACACCGCGACTCATTCACCGATTCCGCGCCCTTGAGACGTGTTCCCTGTTCGAGGTGTCGACCCCTGAGCTGTGGGACGTGGTGCGGCTCCAAGACGACTACGGCCGGGGCGGATCGGCATGA
- a CDS encoding thioredoxin domain-containing protein — translation MRFILLLVTLLLAAPPLPSHADRPIPWSTDPDAALKRARLEHKPILLSMSPPWSYWSRRMETETFTDAKVVRAATERSIPLKLDPDLRPDVASRYLNRGYPITAFLTETGRVIASAQTIDKDHMVRLLDSLTDVYRNYAGPMPPPGAKTSSPSTTPLTSKQVKATLEEWLKKEFDRAHGGFGRGGKNLPIDALEWSLHEAGTTRTAVFEDMALKTLNGILGGTVYDPAQGRFRRSSKDADWSTASAEVLLDDQARMGWLLFFAYQVTDRSAFLDAGLKTIGYMRNDLWSPKQKLFSFGRAGKTESVTRLTSTGPAGPLLPMLLTGSNLRAARALMYAHVFKPQAGYWDQARDVIQRIRAAAHTPGQGIVREIRAGKGTGIRYLEDQVEWASSLLDLYQLTADPGTLKEIEAFVEQDMAQFVEGDLFADLPRADRKGLVSDARFPLAENARIFLLLQSLAALTGEFEYRDRADRLLRSLIAESGRLLTREGAVGTELGLPLVALAILRQQQEPFHISILSPAAHAESRSLLQRSLTWPRPFTLVQALDPSRHRAQIERLGYEIPTRPAAYVCQGLVCLSMVETADKLDAFRKELTQRAIGLQSKP, via the coding sequence ATGAGATTCATTCTGCTTCTGGTGACGCTCCTTCTTGCCGCGCCTCCGCTCCCGAGCCACGCCGACCGGCCGATCCCATGGTCCACCGATCCCGACGCCGCCCTCAAGCGCGCGCGTTTGGAACACAAACCCATTCTGCTCAGCATGTCGCCGCCATGGTCGTATTGGAGCCGGCGGATGGAAACGGAAACCTTCACGGATGCCAAGGTCGTCCGGGCCGCAACCGAACGAAGCATCCCGCTGAAGCTCGATCCCGATCTCCGCCCGGATGTAGCCAGCCGCTATCTCAACCGTGGGTATCCGATCACCGCGTTCCTGACGGAGACCGGACGCGTTATCGCCTCCGCCCAGACGATCGACAAGGATCACATGGTGCGCCTGCTGGATTCGCTCACCGATGTCTATCGCAACTATGCGGGGCCGATGCCCCCGCCCGGCGCGAAGACATCCTCGCCCTCGACTACTCCCCTCACCTCCAAGCAGGTCAAAGCCACCCTCGAAGAGTGGTTGAAAAAGGAATTCGATCGGGCCCACGGTGGATTCGGTCGCGGTGGAAAGAACCTCCCGATCGATGCCCTCGAATGGTCGCTCCACGAAGCCGGCACCACCCGCACGGCCGTTTTTGAAGACATGGCCCTCAAAACGTTGAACGGCATCCTGGGCGGAACGGTGTACGACCCGGCACAGGGCCGGTTCCGCCGGTCGTCCAAGGATGCCGATTGGAGCACCGCCTCCGCGGAAGTGCTCCTGGACGACCAAGCCAGAATGGGATGGCTTCTTTTTTTCGCCTACCAGGTGACCGACCGGAGCGCGTTCCTCGACGCCGGATTGAAGACCATCGGTTACATGCGGAACGATCTTTGGTCCCCCAAGCAAAAGTTATTCTCTTTTGGGCGAGCCGGAAAGACCGAGTCGGTTACCCGCCTAACCTCCACAGGCCCCGCCGGACCCCTCCTCCCGATGCTCCTCACCGGCTCCAACCTGCGGGCCGCTCGCGCGCTGATGTACGCTCACGTCTTCAAGCCCCAGGCCGGCTACTGGGATCAGGCCCGGGACGTCATTCAACGCATTCGGGCCGCCGCCCACACACCCGGCCAAGGAATCGTGAGGGAAATTCGGGCCGGCAAGGGAACAGGCATCCGATACCTGGAGGATCAGGTGGAATGGGCATCGAGCCTTCTGGATTTGTACCAGCTCACGGCGGATCCCGGCACACTCAAAGAGATCGAGGCATTTGTTGAGCAGGACATGGCCCAGTTCGTCGAGGGCGATCTCTTCGCGGATCTCCCCCGCGCCGACCGAAAAGGCCTCGTCTCCGACGCCCGTTTCCCCTTGGCGGAAAACGCCCGGATATTTCTCCTGCTCCAATCTCTCGCGGCCCTCACAGGGGAGTTCGAGTATCGCGACCGCGCCGATCGGCTCCTCCGCTCGCTCATCGCGGAATCGGGCCGGCTCCTCACGAGGGAGGGCGCGGTCGGCACCGAACTGGGGCTTCCCCTCGTCGCCCTCGCCATTCTCCGCCAACAACAGGAACCCTTCCACATCTCCATCCTGTCGCCGGCCGCCCATGCGGAAAGCCGCTCACTTCTCCAGAGAAGTCTCACCTGGCCTCGTCCCTTCACGCTCGTTCAGGCCCTGGATCCGTCCCGCCACCGCGCGCAGATCGAACGCCTCGGCTATGAAATCCCCACCCGGCCGGCCGCGTACGTGTGCCAGGGACTCGTCTGTCTCAGCATGGTGGAAACAGCCGACAAGCTCGATGCCTTCAGAAAAGAATTGACGCAACGCGCCATAGGACTACAATCGAAACCGTGA